A window from Schistocerca gregaria isolate iqSchGreg1 chromosome 8, iqSchGreg1.2, whole genome shotgun sequence encodes these proteins:
- the LOC126285079 gene encoding WAS/WASL-interacting protein family member 3-like, translating to MSVTWWCAWVCASRRPPPAPCAAPAAPRPPSRLPPSVPPACVPSLLDASSGGPADACEPTWFCCVPTDADAVPVAADAAAGAAPAEVALREPLVAASCCWVPRSRVCRPPPPPAPPPPGSVDADALPPPTPPPAPPPPLTLSYREVLEVAAVTLSPREPGAASVSVPRVCARGSVADPAG from the exons ATGTCCGT CACGTGGTGGTGCGCGTGGGTGTGCGCGTCGCGGCGGCCGCCTCCCGCGCcctgcgccgcccccgccgcccccaggcCGCCCAGCCGGCTGCCGCCCAGCGTGCCGCCGGCCTGCGTGCCCTCGCTCTTGGACGCCTCCTCCGGCGGCCCGGCCGACGCCTGCGAGCCCACGTGGTTCTGCTGCGTTCCCACCGACGCGGATGCCGTCCCGGTCgcggccgacgccgccgccggcgccgcccccgcggaGGTTGCCTTGAGGGAGCCGTTGGTGGCGGCGTCCTGCTGCTGGGTGCCGCGGTCCCGCGTCtgccggccgccgccgccccccgcgccgccgccgcccggtAGCGTCGACGCAGACGCCTTGccaccgccgacgccgcccccggcgccgcccccgccactCACGTTGTCGTACAGGGAGGTGCTGGAGGTGGCCGCCGTTACCTTGTCCCCGCGGGAGCCCGGCGCCGCGTCCGTGTCTGTGCCGCGAGTTTGCGCCCGCGGCAGCGTGGCGGACCCTGCGGGATAG